A genomic segment from Stappia indica encodes:
- the folP gene encoding dihydropteroate synthase, with protein MTSPRSDAPPSPAADARAPRLLRHSRGAVPLDRPRVMGILNITPDSFSDGGRFLARDDALSSARRMIAHGVDVIDIGAESTRPNADPVSAEEEWRRLAPVLGEVVALGAPVSIDTYKADIAARACALGAVIVNDVWGLQKDPAMAETVAEAGAAVIMMHNRERADQGIDILADIDRSFERSMELAARAGIPAERQMLDPGIGFGKTQDQSYKVVNRLEHFARHGLPLMVGASRKRLIGAVLDVDTEDRLYGSLALHTIAFLKGAAMVRVHNVQPHVDAARIAHATMSEHVG; from the coding sequence ATGACATCACCTCGCAGCGACGCACCCCCTTCGCCGGCTGCCGATGCACGGGCGCCGCGCCTTCTGCGCCACAGCCGCGGCGCGGTGCCGCTCGACCGGCCGCGGGTGATGGGCATCCTCAACATCACGCCGGACTCCTTTTCCGACGGCGGCCGCTTCCTCGCCCGCGACGATGCCCTGTCCAGCGCCCGGCGGATGATCGCCCACGGCGTCGACGTGATCGACATCGGCGCCGAAAGCACCCGGCCGAACGCCGACCCGGTCTCGGCCGAGGAGGAATGGCGCCGCCTCGCGCCCGTGCTGGGCGAGGTCGTCGCCCTCGGCGCGCCCGTCTCCATCGACACCTACAAGGCCGACATCGCCGCCAGGGCCTGCGCTCTGGGCGCCGTCATCGTCAACGATGTCTGGGGCCTGCAGAAGGATCCGGCGATGGCCGAGACGGTCGCCGAGGCCGGCGCCGCAGTGATCATGATGCACAACCGCGAGCGCGCGGATCAGGGTATCGACATCCTCGCCGACATCGACCGCTCCTTCGAGCGCTCGATGGAGCTTGCCGCCCGCGCCGGCATCCCGGCCGAGCGTCAGATGCTGGATCCGGGCATCGGCTTCGGCAAGACCCAGGACCAGAGCTACAAGGTGGTCAACCGGCTGGAGCATTTCGCCCGCCACGGCCTGCCGCTGATGGTCGGCGCCTCGCGCAAGCGCCTGATCGGCGCGGTGCTGGACGTCGACACCGAGGACCGGCTCTACGGCTCCCTTGCCCTGCACACCATCGCCTTCCTCAAGGGCGCGGCCATGGTCCGCGTCCACAATGTCCAGCCGCATGTCGATGCCGCCCGCATCGCCCATGCCACCATGAGCGAGCACGTGGGATGA
- the hisC gene encoding histidinol-phosphate transaminase, whose protein sequence is MLTTADPRSPSRPEPRPGILEIAPYVPGRTKAAGGAKLHKLSSNETPLGPSPRAVEAFSACAGHLELYPDGGSTGLREAIADVYGLNPERMICGNGSDEILELVARTYIGPGDEGLYSEYGFLVYKIAILAAGGTPVVAPEQNLTTDVDALLARVTPRTKVVFLANPNNPTGTYLPFDEIRRLHAGLPPSVLLVLDAAYAEYVRRNDYEAGVELAATADNVLMTRTFSKIYGLAALRIGWGYGPAHVIDALNRVRGPFNVSGASQAAGIAAVRDRAFLETAVAHNDIWLDWVSKEMAALGLEVTPSVGNFVLIHFPEEPGRTAAEADAYLSARGCVLRAVGAYGLPNALRMSIGSEEANREVVSVLKEFLAGR, encoded by the coding sequence ATGCTGACGACCGCCGATCCCCGTTCCCCGTCCCGTCCCGAGCCGCGCCCCGGCATTCTGGAGATCGCTCCCTACGTGCCCGGCCGGACCAAGGCGGCGGGCGGTGCGAAGCTCCACAAGCTGTCCTCCAACGAGACGCCGCTGGGCCCGAGCCCGCGCGCCGTGGAGGCGTTCAGCGCCTGCGCCGGTCATCTGGAGCTCTATCCGGACGGCGGCTCGACGGGTCTGCGCGAGGCGATCGCCGACGTCTACGGCCTGAACCCGGAGCGGATGATCTGCGGCAACGGCTCGGACGAGATCCTGGAGCTGGTGGCGCGTACCTATATCGGTCCGGGCGACGAGGGGCTCTACAGCGAATACGGCTTCCTGGTCTACAAGATCGCCATCCTGGCCGCCGGCGGCACGCCGGTCGTCGCCCCGGAGCAGAACCTGACGACGGATGTCGACGCGCTGCTGGCGCGGGTGACCCCGCGCACCAAGGTCGTGTTCCTTGCCAATCCGAACAATCCGACCGGCACCTACCTGCCGTTCGACGAGATCCGCCGGTTGCATGCCGGCCTGCCGCCTTCCGTCCTTCTGGTGCTCGATGCGGCCTATGCCGAATATGTGCGCCGCAACGACTACGAGGCCGGCGTCGAACTGGCGGCGACGGCCGACAACGTGCTGATGACGCGCACCTTCTCCAAGATCTACGGTCTGGCGGCGCTGCGCATCGGCTGGGGCTACGGCCCGGCGCATGTGATCGACGCGCTGAACCGGGTGCGCGGGCCGTTCAACGTCTCCGGCGCCTCGCAGGCCGCCGGCATCGCCGCCGTGCGCGACCGCGCCTTCCTGGAGACCGCCGTCGCCCATAACGACATCTGGCTGGACTGGGTGAGCAAGGAAATGGCGGCGCTGGGCCTTGAAGTTACGCCGAGCGTCGGCAATTTCGTGCTGATCCACTTCCCCGAGGAGCCGGGCCGCACCGCGGCGGAGGCCGATGCCTATCTCAGCGCGCGCGGATGCGTGCTGCGGGCCGTCGGCGCCTACGGGCTGCCCAATGCGCTGCGCATGTCGATCGGCAGCGAGGAGGCCAACCGCGAGGTCGTCTCGGTGCTGAAGGAGTTCCTCGCCGGGCGCTGA
- the folK gene encoding 2-amino-4-hydroxy-6-hydroxymethyldihydropteridine diphosphokinase: MSTAQRKTLVRAALGLGSNVGDTLANLDAALAALAATPGIVVVARSSDYRTPPWGPVPQDDYRNACAVIETRLSPRDLLDRCLEVERSLGRVRDIRWGPRVIDIDVLIYGEERIEEDGLTIPHPRMGERAFVLVPLAEIWPDAPVGDGRTARQALATCPGRDEIRPIRD, from the coding sequence ATGAGCACCGCACAGAGAAAGACCCTGGTGCGCGCCGCGCTCGGCCTGGGGTCCAATGTCGGCGACACGCTGGCCAATCTGGACGCGGCGCTCGCCGCGCTGGCGGCAACGCCGGGCATCGTCGTGGTCGCCCGCTCCTCCGACTACCGCACCCCGCCCTGGGGCCCGGTGCCGCAGGACGACTACCGCAATGCCTGCGCGGTGATCGAGACCCGGCTGTCGCCGCGCGACCTGCTCGACCGCTGCCTGGAGGTCGAGCGCAGCCTCGGCCGCGTCCGCGACATCCGCTGGGGGCCGCGCGTCATCGATATCGACGTGCTGATCTATGGCGAGGAGCGGATCGAGGAGGACGGCCTGACGATCCCGCATCCGCGCATGGGCGAGCGCGCCTTCGTGCTGGTGCCGCTGGCCGAGATCTGGCCGGACGCGCCGGTCGGCGACGGGCGCACCGCGCGCCAGGCGCTCGCCACCTGCCCGGGCCGCGACGAGATCCGCCCCATCAGGGACTGA
- a CDS encoding prephenate/arogenate dehydrogenase family protein → MSDPKFRRLALIGIGLIGSSIAHAARREGLAEEIAISTRSEQTLRRAEELGLGDSYHLDAAEAVSGADLVILCVPVGASEAVAKWIAPALAPGAIVTDVGSTKASVVRQMAPHLPDGVHFIPGHPIAGTEHSGPDAGFAELFRNRWCILTPVPGTDPEALERLSAFWRACGSMVDTMDAEHHDLVLAIVSHVPHIIAYNIVGTADDLETVTKSEVIKYSASGFRDFTRLAASDPTMWRDVCLHNKDAILEMLSRFSEDLSALQRAVRWGDGEALFELFTRTRGIRRSIVEAGQETDAPNFGRDAKR, encoded by the coding sequence ATGTCAGATCCGAAATTCCGCCGCCTTGCCCTGATCGGCATCGGCCTCATCGGCTCCTCCATCGCGCATGCGGCGCGGCGCGAGGGGCTGGCCGAGGAGATCGCCATTTCCACCCGCTCGGAGCAGACACTGCGCCGGGCCGAGGAACTGGGGCTCGGCGACAGCTATCATCTCGACGCCGCCGAGGCGGTGAGCGGTGCCGATCTCGTCATCCTGTGCGTGCCGGTGGGCGCGAGCGAGGCGGTGGCCAAGTGGATCGCCCCGGCGCTTGCCCCCGGTGCCATCGTCACCGATGTCGGCTCGACCAAGGCCTCCGTGGTGCGGCAGATGGCGCCGCACCTGCCGGACGGGGTGCATTTCATCCCCGGCCATCCCATCGCCGGCACCGAGCATTCGGGACCGGATGCGGGCTTTGCCGAACTGTTCCGAAACCGCTGGTGCATCCTGACGCCGGTGCCGGGCACCGACCCTGAGGCGCTGGAGCGGCTGTCGGCCTTCTGGCGGGCCTGCGGCTCGATGGTCGACACGATGGATGCCGAGCATCACGACCTGGTCCTGGCCATCGTCTCGCATGTGCCGCACATCATCGCCTACAACATCGTCGGCACGGCCGACGATCTGGAGACGGTGACCAAGTCCGAGGTGATCAAGTATTCCGCCTCGGGCTTTCGCGACTTCACGCGGCTTGCGGCCTCCGACCCGACCATGTGGCGCGACGTGTGCCTGCACAACAAGGACGCGATCCTGGAGATGCTGTCGCGCTTCTCCGAGGACCTGTCGGCCTTGCAGCGGGCGGTGCGCTGGGGCGACGGCGAGGCGCTGTTCGAGCTCTTCACCCGCACGCGCGGCATCCGCCGTTCCATCGTCGAGGCGGGCCAGGAGACCGACGCGCCGAACTTCGGCCGCGACGCCAAGCGCTAA